One window from the genome of Dyadobacter sp. CECT 9275 encodes:
- a CDS encoding SusC/RagA family TonB-linked outer membrane protein: MKKTILLSILLSVLTGYVFGQIRMEGSVLSASDEQPLAGAVVSVKDKQSGTVCDENGRFSLTVSDTSATLVISYIGYLTRQVKASGSGPLTIALEPNPSELSEVVVSTGYQQIPAERATGSFAFADNKLLSRRVSPDVLTRISDVVPGVIFNKGRSSALRIRGQSTIFAQADPLIVIDNFPYEGDINSINPNDIESITVLKDAAAASIWGARAGNGVIVITTKKGSFKKPVQLSFNSNVTLGASPDLYYQPLMSGAEYTAIETSLFKSGYFKADETSVNKVALSPVVELLIKNRDGQLSDSELSSQIAALSTHDFRRDLSRYVYRKSVNQQYALSLSSGTEHQKLLLSLGHDRNLNPLVGNAYQRTSLHVNNTLQLLENRLRIATGLYYSASSQDNNGTDRFTLNNNMIYPYARLADETGKPLALPRDVRSSVITQASAQGLLSWEYMPLDELELADNRSVLTDYRLNADVSYRVGKVLTFQGLYQYGVENSSSRNMQSRQSYFARDLVNRFTQVNADGSLTRNLPYGDILDLSGSAALSHNARLQASYAKSWKQYHRIDAIAGSEIRSRTRKANNTRHYGYNDDYASLIPVDYVRQFPNYINGFNSVIPNMDSFSETFDRFVSFYGNAAYSFKNRYTLSASGRLDKSNLFGVATNQKGVPLFSVGGSWEISQEKFYQWKAMPYLRLRATAGYNGNIDKTVSAYTTARSGYTDIESGLPYAQIVNPPNPKLRWEKIRMINVGLDFASINRRLSGSVEYFSKKGIDLIGSAQVPPSVGVSTFRGNNAGTKGSGFDLVVNSQNITGLFQWDTHLLVSHAKDQVTHYDIKATSLAYAQGGDNMSSGALPMEGRPLMAVYAYRFEGLDPEKGNPVGFLNGAPSQVYSSILSTTKPEDLVYYGPARPALFGSVRNQFSYKGFSLSAMLNFRAGYYFRRNSIRYGLNSGLASQHGDYGMRWQKPGDETRTHVPSVPQTGLTARDNFYIFSQALVQKADHIRLKDVQFSYDFTRRQLGKLPLRSLQLYAYGDNLGIIWKAAKTSLDPDYSYAGYPPPRTISFGLRADF, translated from the coding sequence ATGAAAAAAACGATACTACTATCTATACTGCTTTCAGTCCTGACTGGTTATGTTTTCGGACAAATAAGGATGGAAGGCAGCGTGCTATCTGCATCCGATGAGCAGCCGCTTGCCGGTGCTGTGGTCAGTGTGAAAGACAAACAATCCGGAACGGTCTGTGATGAAAATGGACGATTTTCATTGACGGTGTCTGATACCTCAGCTACCCTGGTTATCTCCTATATTGGTTATCTAACCCGGCAGGTGAAAGCCTCAGGTAGCGGCCCGCTGACGATCGCTTTGGAGCCCAACCCCTCCGAACTTAGTGAGGTGGTGGTCTCAACGGGTTACCAGCAAATTCCGGCAGAAAGGGCAACAGGATCGTTTGCCTTCGCAGACAACAAGCTTTTGAGCCGAAGGGTCAGCCCGGATGTGCTGACCCGAATCTCGGATGTTGTGCCCGGGGTGATCTTTAACAAGGGCAGAAGCAGCGCGCTGCGGATCCGTGGGCAAAGCACGATTTTTGCCCAGGCAGACCCTCTGATCGTGATCGATAATTTTCCCTATGAAGGCGATATAAACTCGATCAATCCAAATGATATCGAAAGCATAACAGTTTTAAAAGATGCCGCGGCCGCTTCTATCTGGGGGGCAAGGGCCGGTAACGGGGTGATTGTGATCACCACCAAAAAAGGCTCCTTTAAAAAGCCGGTCCAGCTTTCCTTTAACAGCAATGTGACGCTTGGCGCAAGCCCCGATTTGTACTACCAGCCGCTTATGTCGGGTGCAGAGTATACAGCGATAGAAACCAGTCTTTTCAAGTCAGGGTATTTTAAGGCCGATGAGACCTCGGTGAACAAGGTGGCGCTCTCACCTGTCGTTGAGCTGCTGATCAAAAACAGGGACGGGCAGCTTTCTGACAGTGAGCTTTCCAGTCAGATCGCAGCGCTATCGACACATGATTTCAGAAGGGATCTTAGCCGGTATGTCTACCGCAAAAGTGTGAACCAGCAGTATGCGCTGAGTTTGAGCTCAGGAACCGAGCACCAGAAGCTGCTGCTATCGCTGGGCCATGACCGCAACCTGAACCCGCTGGTCGGAAACGCCTATCAGAGAACTTCTCTTCATGTCAACAACACGCTTCAGCTTCTTGAGAACAGACTTCGCATCGCTACGGGGCTCTACTACTCGGCTAGCAGCCAGGATAATAATGGCACCGACCGCTTCACGCTCAATAATAATATGATCTATCCGTATGCCCGGCTGGCGGATGAAACCGGAAAACCACTGGCTCTACCCCGGGATGTGAGAAGCTCGGTGATTACTCAGGCATCTGCACAAGGTCTGCTATCGTGGGAGTATATGCCGCTCGATGAGCTGGAGCTGGCAGACAACAGAAGCGTGCTGACCGATTACCGGCTGAATGCCGATGTGAGCTACAGGGTAGGAAAGGTGCTGACCTTTCAGGGGCTTTACCAGTACGGAGTAGAAAACAGTTCGAGCCGCAACATGCAGAGCCGTCAGAGCTATTTTGCAAGGGATCTTGTCAATAGATTTACCCAGGTTAATGCCGATGGCAGCCTGACCCGGAACCTTCCTTATGGTGATATTCTGGATCTGAGCGGGTCAGCAGCGCTTAGCCACAATGCCCGCCTGCAGGCCAGCTACGCCAAAAGCTGGAAACAGTATCACCGCATTGATGCGATTGCGGGCTCAGAGATCCGGAGCCGCACCCGTAAAGCAAACAACACCCGGCACTACGGCTACAATGATGACTATGCCTCGCTTATTCCGGTGGATTACGTGCGGCAGTTTCCAAATTATATCAACGGGTTTAACAGCGTGATCCCAAACATGGACAGTTTCTCTGAGACCTTTGACCGGTTTGTTTCCTTTTATGGTAATGCCGCATACAGCTTTAAAAACCGCTACACACTTTCTGCCAGCGGAAGGCTTGATAAAAGCAATCTGTTTGGTGTGGCCACCAACCAGAAAGGGGTACCGCTTTTCTCGGTTGGTGGTAGCTGGGAGATCAGCCAGGAGAAATTCTACCAGTGGAAAGCCATGCCTTATCTGAGGCTCCGGGCTACGGCGGGCTATAATGGCAACATCGATAAAACCGTCTCGGCTTATACGACAGCCCGGTCGGGATATACCGACATCGAAAGCGGGCTTCCGTATGCGCAGATCGTAAACCCGCCGAATCCGAAGCTTCGCTGGGAAAAGATCCGGATGATCAATGTGGGTTTGGATTTTGCCAGTATCAACCGCAGACTGTCAGGCAGCGTGGAATACTTCTCCAAGAAAGGCATCGATCTGATCGGTTCGGCGCAGGTTCCGCCTTCGGTCGGGGTAAGCACGTTTAGGGGAAACAATGCCGGAACCAAAGGCAGCGGGTTTGACCTGGTCGTAAACAGCCAGAATATTACCGGCCTCTTTCAATGGGATACCCACCTTCTGGTAAGCCATGCCAAAGACCAGGTCACCCACTATGACATCAAGGCCACTTCGCTTGCCTATGCCCAGGGGGGCGATAATATGTCCTCTGGCGCGCTTCCGATGGAAGGCCGGCCCCTGATGGCAGTCTATGCCTACCGTTTTGAAGGGCTGGACCCGGAGAAGGGTAATCCGGTCGGTTTTTTAAACGGAGCGCCGAGTCAGGTGTACAGCAGCATTTTGAGCACCACAAAGCCAGAAGACCTGGTCTACTACGGGCCGGCGCGGCCGGCGCTCTTCGGTTCGGTCCGAAATCAGTTTAGCTACAAGGGCTTTTCTCTTTCAGCCATGTTGAATTTTCGGGCAGGATACTATTTCAGAAGAAACTCGATCCGTTATGGTCTGAACTCCGGACTGGCCTCCCAGCATGGTGACTATGGCATGCGCTGGCAGAAGCCGGGCGATGAAACCAGGACCCATGTCCCTTCAGTGCCGCAAACGGGCCTTACAGCGCGGGATAATTTTTATATTTTCTCTCAGGCGCTCGTGCAGAAAGCAGACCATATCCGGCTGAAAGACGTTCAGTTCTCCTATGATTTTACCAGACGGCAGTTGGGGAAACTGCCCCTGCGAAGCTTGCAGCTGTATGCGTACGGAGATAATCTGGGAATTATCTGGAAGGCGGCAAAAACCAGCCTTGATCCCGACTATTCTTACGCAGGCTATCCGCCGCCGCGCACGATTTCCTTTGGACTAAGAGCAGATTTTTAA